Proteins found in one Arachis stenosperma cultivar V10309 chromosome 8, arast.V10309.gnm1.PFL2, whole genome shotgun sequence genomic segment:
- the LOC130946806 gene encoding RING-H2 finger protein ATL43, with amino-acid sequence MASSSFSFFSFLITFTFLLLANLSTVAYAVANQTRETPPPPPPPPPPDSQRTSSAFKPGMAVVVGILTTMFSLTFLLLLYIKHCNGGATDSTGATRTRYNYTSRAATFAGRKNSGIDRSIVESLPIFRFGSLRGQKEGLDCAICLAKFESSEVLRLLPKCKHAFHVECVDTWLDAHSTCPLCRHQVDPEDILLVEDNNAAAPVHPQSENEACSERYETRRVSGRHSWVGEKEGGFLEIIVENENETERRNAAPTSSFRRSLDSATCATTSKSNNNNNNKKWLMRPRKDGMLLMKTTTHQEAEKEKERRSTGAERRLEHRIIVSPTPKQCGYDYNGLLRGQLQRWSDVQPSDLLYLTSEMIISKHNNGSGAEIGGNLVINTRSMSEITGLSRFVRNGNGNGSNREEEQGVRGGRRREEGVVTRWLGWISRTQTQPAVR; translated from the coding sequence atggcttcttcttctttttcattcttctcGTTTTTAATAACATTCACTTTTCTTCTACTTGCTAACCTCAGCACTGTTGCATATGCAGTGGCTAATCAAACTAGAGAAACGCCGCCGCCGCCACCGCCACCACCGCCGCCGGATTCCCAAAGAACTTCATCCGCCTTCAAGCCAGGCATGGCGGTGGTAGTTGGCATATTAACCACCATGTTCTCTCTCaccttcctcctcctcctctacaTCAAGCACTGCAACGGCGGCGCCACCGACTCCACCGGAGCTACCAGAACCCGCTACAATTACACCTCACGCGCGGCAACATTCGCCGGAAGAAAAAACTCCGGCATCGACCGTTCCATAGTGGAATCGCTTCCGATCTTCAGATTCGGATCCCTCCGGGGACAAAAAGAAGGACTCGATTGTGCGATTTGTCTCGCAAAATTCGAGTCCTCTGAAGTCCTCCGGCTCCTCCCGAAGTGCAAGCACGCGTTCCACGTGGAGTGCGTGGACACGTGGCTTGACGCGCACTCCACGTGTCCTTTGTGCCGGCACCAGGTGGATCCGGAGGACATTCTTCTGGTGGAAGACAACAATGCAGCCGCACCGGTGCACCCTCAGAGCGAGAACGAAGCGTGTTCGGAGAGGTACGAAACACGGCGAGTCTCCGGAAGGCATTCGTGGGTTGGTGAGAAAGAAGGAGGGTTCTTGGAGATCATTGTTGAGAACGAGAACGAAACAGAACGACGAAACGCAGCGCCAACGTCGTCGTTTAGGAGGTCGCTTGATAGTGCCACGTGTGCAACGACATCGAaatcgaataataataataataacaagaaGTGGTTAATGCGTCCAAGAAAAGACGGGATGCTGTTGATGAAAACGACGACGCATCAGGAAgcggagaaagagaaagaaaggagGAGCACCGGTGCGGAACGGAGGTTGGAGCACAGGATAATTGTCTCTCCTACCCCTAAACAATGCGGTTACGATTATAATGGTTTGTTGCGAGGGCAGTTACAACGGTGGAGCGATGTTCAGCCGTCGGATCTACTTTACCTGACATCGGAGATGATAATAAGTAAGCATAATAACGGTAGTGGTGCTGAAATCGGGGGCAATTTGGTAATTAACACGAGGAGTATGTCTGAGATAACGGGATTGAGCAGGTTTGTGAGGAACGGTAACGGTAACGGTAGTAACAGAGAAGAAGAACAAGGAgtaagaggaggaagaagaagagaagagggggttgtTACGAGGTGGCTGGGATGGATATCAAGGACGCAGACACAGCCAGCTGTACGGTAG